A region of the Caballeronia sp. TF1N1 genome:
TCGTTGATCCAGATCGGCTTGCCCATTGCCTGCAGCGTCGCGAGGATGTCGTGGCAGCCCGTGCCGCCGCATGCGTTCGTGATGTCGCCCTGGTCCGAGTACCAGTGCCATGCGGTGACGTCCCAGCTCACAACCGGGTGACCCGTCGTGCCGTCCGGCTGCGTGCCGGCCGCGAGCATCTGGTCGAAGCCGTAGTGCATCCACGCGCCGCCGCCCATGATGATCTTGCCCGCCGTATCCACCGACTTCACGCCGGCGATCATGCCGCGGATCACGCCACGCGCAAGCTGGAACTTCTTGTTGTCGAAGTGCTGGGGATAGACGCCATCCACGTTGCCTGTGAGGCAGTCCGCTTCGAGTTCGTTGCTGACTTCATAGTACGGATACTTGTTCGCGGCGGCCGTTTGCTGGCCGAGCGCGAAGCCTGCGTTATAAGCATCGGTTTCGCTGTTGAAGTCGATACCCATCAGCATCACCGGATACACGGTCACGCCGCCTGCCGCCATCGTCTTCGCAATGCCCGCGAGCTTGGTCGCCGCAGCCTGGCTATAGACCTCGTTGCGGTACAGCTTCACGCCGAGATCCTGCAGTTGCGACAGTTGCAGCGCGGGGCTGGAAATGTCGTATGCGCCGCCTTCGTTATTGTGGCCGTTCGCGCCGTAGAAGATCTTGGTGGTGGTCGGCGTGGCGGGCGGCGTGGCCTTCGTGTTCGACACCGTCACGCTGACGTTTTGCACCGAGCGCACGCTGTTCGATGCATTCGCCGCCGTGATCTGCCACGTATGCACGCCGTTGACCTGGCGCGTGGTATCGACGGTCGTCGAGAATGCGCCGCTTGCGGGCACGGCATCGCGCGCTACCTTGTTGCCCGTCGTCATGTCGACGACAGAAACCGTGGTCCATTTCGATCCGGTCGTGCCTTTCACGGTCACGGTGCCGGTCGCGGTTGCGTTGACCGTCGGCGCCGTCACGACGAATGCCGATGTGTTGCGCTTCGAGGCTTCCGCGGTCGATGCGAGGTCGAAGGCGTCGTTGCCGGCCCCGCCGCACGCGGTGAGCAGCACGCTGGCGACGATCGTGGCGGCAATCAGACTTGCCTTGGGAGCGGTGAAGGCGAAACGGGCAGGGGTATGGGTCGAATTCTTCATATTATTAGTTAGCGTTACTAATGATGTGTTGTGCGTCGGCTCAGAAAATGAGTGCGTTGACCAAAGCGCCGGAAATAAATCGGCAAATCGGTTACGGACCTGCGTCCCGCTTAACCCTGCGGATGGGTGCCGGGAGCGAGTTCATTCGCATGCCGAATGAAATTGCCCCGAAGGGTGGGCAGATCAGTCCAACGGCAGATGCCGGACGCTGCCAGACAGCCGGACCCACACCGTTCGTCCACGCGTTTCGAGCGCCTGGAGCGATTGCGGCGTATTACCTATGGACCGGCACGAAGAAAAAGCCACGCGCTTGCTGCGTTTAAACGTTTGCGCGTTGAATTCGCCTTCAGGCGCGAATTCTGGTAAAGCGGAACTTATTGCTTGACGCAAACCGTCTTTCGGGACGATTACCTAGAATTACGACTCATCGGCGCGGACCTTTAGCTTATAAAGACAGTTTTGCTGATTTCATTTTGGCCAATAAGTATATATTTCCGAATTCGAGTGTGTCGCACGCAGTTACGACGGATAACCGGAAGGTCATCCACGACCGCGTGTGTGGAAAAGATGATTCATTCAAGTGACGGCATTTCCTTAAAGAAGAATGACCTTCAGCCGCGTGGTGGTATGTCTCCAACAACCAGAATTCGGTGCGTATCGCCGGCCTTTACCGATAATCCGTGCTGAATCTTCGAAGCGTTTTGGGTAACTCTTTGCTCGACGCAGCCAGCCTAACGATCGGCAAACAATCGCGCTGCGTGATAAAATCCGCATCGAATTAAGGACTTGCCTGTCCTCGGACCGCAGGTCCTTTTTGTTTTTCGACGTTGTGGCTTACAGGCGCGGCCGGTAAAAAGCGTGCGAATTCTGGCGACGCCTTCGTATATGGGACATAAAGAGTCGCCGCACGTGGGGAAAGGGTCGTCGGCCTATACTGAAACGTCGGGGTAAAAGCATGTCTCTCTTACCGACCGGCGACATGGCCCGTAGGCCAATCTCAAAACACGGAGTTTCACGGTGACTCGTACAGACGCTAAGGACAGCGCGCTCGTGCTGTTTTCCGGCGGACAGGACTCGGCTACATGCCTTGCCTGGGCGCTCGAACGCTATAAGACCGTCGAGACGCTGGGTTTCGACTATGGTCAGCGGCATCGCGTCGAACTCGAGTGTCGTGACGGTTTTCGCGCCGCCGTGCTGCGCGATTTTCCGCATTGGGCTGAGCGGCTCGGCGAAGACCACACAATCGATCTATCGGTTCTCGGCGCCATCAGCGATACCGCGATGACACGCGAAATCGAGATTCAGTCGACCGCAAGCGGCCTGCCGAACACCTTCGTGCCCGGACGCAATCTGTTGTTCATGACGATCGCGGCGGCGGTGGCGTATCGGCGCGGATTGAAAGTTCTCGTCGGCGGCATGTGCGAGACGGATTTCTCCGGCTATCCCGATTGCCGTGACGACACCATGAAAGCGCTGCAAGTGGCGCTCAATCTCGGCATGGAGACGCGTTACGCGCTTGAAACGCCGCTGATGTGGCTCGACAAGGCCGACACGTGGCGTTTGGCTGAAACGCTCGGCGGCGACGCGCTCGTCGAATTGATCCGCGTCGAAACGCACACGTGCTATGTAGGCGAGCGCGCCGAGCTACACGACTGGGGCTTCGGCTGCGGCCAATGCCCGGCGTGCAAGCTGCGCAAACGCGGTTACGAGGCATACCGCGCGGGCGAGCAAGTCACTATTGCGCCGGTTTGAACTTCAATTGATCACAGAGCAGTCATGACGTACGCAGTGAAGGAAATCTTCTACACGTTGCAAGGCGAGGGCGCGAACGCCGGGCGTCCGGCCGTGTTTTGCCGCTTTGCCGGCTGCAATCTGTGGTCGGGTCGCGAGCAGGATCGCGCTGAAGCCGTCTGCCAGTTCTGCGATACCGACTTCGTCGGCACCGATGGCGAGAACGGCGGCAAATACCGCACGCCCGCCGAACTCGTCGCGATGATCGCCTCGCTCTGGCCCGAAGGCGAGGCGAACAAGTTCGTCGTCTGCACGGGCGGCGAACCGATGCTGCAAATCGACCAGCCTTTCGTCGATGCCCTTCACGGCGCTGGCTTCGAAATGGCTATCGAAACGAATGGCTCGCTGCCGGTACTCGACAGCATCGACTGGATTTGCGTGAGTCCGAAAGCCGACGCACCGCTCGTTGTGACCAAGGGCCATGAGCTGAAGGTCGTCGTGCCGCAGGACAACCAGCGCCTCGCCGATTACGAAAAGCTCGATTTCGAGTACTTCCTCGTCCAGCCAATGGACGGCCCGTCGCGCGACATCAACACGAAGCTCGCGGTCGACTGGTGCAAGCGGCATCCCAAGTGGCGGCTGTCGATGCAGACGCATAAATATTTGAACATTCCCTGACAGACGGTCCCGCCGACGTGCAGACGATTACCCGAAAACTCGAATTCGATGCGGGCCACCGCATCCCCGATCACCGCAGTCAGTGCCGCAATTTGCACGGGCATCGTTACGTGCTCGAAATCACGCTGCAAGGCGATCTCGTGGATGTCGAAGGCGCGCCCGATCGCGGCATGGTCATGGACTTCGCGGATGTGAAGTCGCTCGCCATGGAGCATCTCGTCAACAAGTGGGATCACGCTTTCATCGTCTACGAAGGCGACGTGAAAGTACGCGATTTCTTGCAGTCGATGGCCGATCACAAGACCGTCGTGTTCGACCGCATTCCGACGGTCGAGAATATGGCGGCGGTCGCGTTCAAGATTCTCGCGGAAGTCTACGACGCGCATTACGGCGTCAATCTCAAGCTCAAGCGCCTTCGCTTGTACGAAACGCCCAATTGTTGGGCCGACGTGGAACACGCCTGACGCATCCGGCGGCGCGGCCCACGCCTGCGTCGCCGTCACGGTATCATCGCTCGTTGAATCGCCCGTCTTCCGCGGCGACACAAACGGAGCGCGAGTAATGCCGTCATTCCTTCCGCCGTTTTTCTGCTTCTCGAAGCGCGCCCAACTTACAGGAGCCGCGCTATGAGCACCTTCACGAATCCCCTCAAGCAACGTCTCGCCGAACCCGGCGCGCTCTTCGGCCTGTGGCTGTCGCTCGGCAGCGCCGATGCCGCCGAAGCGCTCGCGCACGCGGGCTTCGACTGGCTGTGTATCGACATGGAGCACTCGCCGAACGATAGCCGCGACGTCGTCGATCAGTTGCGCGCGATCGCGGCGGCGCATCTGCCGAGCGAGCCGATCGTGCGCGTGCCGTTCTCGGATGGCTGGCTCGTCAAGCGCGTGCTGGACGCGGGCGCGCGCACGCTGATGTTCCCCAACGTGCAATCGGCCGAGGATGCCGCGCGCATCGTGCAGCTCACGCAGTATCCGACCGAAGCCCAGCTCGACGGCTTGCGCGGCGTCGCGGGCATGGTGCGCGCGGCTGCGTACGGCATGCGGCGCGACTACGTGACGGGCGCGAACGCGCAGATCGCGACCATCGTGCAGATCGAATCGGTGGCGGCGCTCGAAGCCGTCGACGAGATCGCGGCGACGCCCGGCATAGACTGCCTCTTCATCGGGCCCGCGGATCTCGCGGCAAGCCTCGGCCATCTCGGCGACATGAAGCACCCGGATGTGCAGGCAGCCATCGACAAGGTTGCGGCAGCCGCGAAGCGCGCGGGCATCGCGAGCGGCATTTTCGCGATCGATGTCGCTGGCGCGCGACAATATGCGCAAGCCGGCATCAACCTGATCGCGCTCGCCGCCGACGTCATGTGGCTCCTGAAGGCGACGCGCCAGGCTTTGCAGGAGGCAAGAGCATGAACACGGCTTGGCGTGGCGGCATCGCTGCAGCCTGTTTGATGTTCGGCGCGGCGTTCGCGGCCAACGCGCAGTCGCAGACGATGCCAAAGCCGACGGACCTCGCGACGCAAAACGCCGTCGCCGATTACAACGCGGGCAATCTCGTCTCAGCGCGTTCGCAGTTCCGTCGCGCCGCGCAAAAGGGCAGCCGCCTCGCCGAATTCAATTACGCGATGATGCTGCTGAACGGCGAAGGCGGTCCCGCAAATGTCCCCGAAGGCAAGAAGTGGTTGCGTAGCGCCGCCGACGCCAACATGTCTCACGCGCAGTTCGTGTACGGCAAGATGTACGACGACGGCCAGTTCGTGGACAAGGACCCGGCGGAAGCGCATCGCTGGTTCTTGCGCGCCGCGAGTCAGGGACACGTGCAGGCGGAACTCGCGCTCGCCAAC
Encoded here:
- the queE gene encoding 7-carboxy-7-deazaguanine synthase — protein: MTYAVKEIFYTLQGEGANAGRPAVFCRFAGCNLWSGREQDRAEAVCQFCDTDFVGTDGENGGKYRTPAELVAMIASLWPEGEANKFVVCTGGEPMLQIDQPFVDALHGAGFEMAIETNGSLPVLDSIDWICVSPKADAPLVVTKGHELKVVVPQDNQRLADYEKLDFEYFLVQPMDGPSRDINTKLAVDWCKRHPKWRLSMQTHKYLNIP
- a CDS encoding tetratricopeptide repeat protein, yielding MNTAWRGGIAAACLMFGAAFAANAQSQTMPKPTDLATQNAVADYNAGNLVSARSQFRRAAQKGSRLAEFNYAMMLLNGEGGPANVPEGKKWLRSAADANMSHAQFVYGKMYDDGQFVDKDPAEAHRWFLRAASQGHVQAELALANQFLDGRGTTRDNEQAFTWYKKAAEGGDMTAQYVAGSFYERGGDGVERNLNVARAYYAAAAAQGDPAAKLKYLQLSAELEKQKPQ
- a CDS encoding lipopolysaccharide biosynthesis protein, producing MFYGANGHNNEGGAYDISSPALQLSQLQDLGVKLYRNEVYSQAAATKLAGIAKTMAAGGVTVYPVMLMGIDFNSETDAYNAGFALGQQTAAANKYPYYEVSNELEADCLTGNVDGVYPQHFDNKKFQLARGVIRGMIAGVKSVDTAGKIIMGGGAWMHYGFDQMLAAGTQPDGTTGHPVVSWDVTAWHWYSDQGDITNACGGTGCHDILATLQAMGKPIWINEFGVRPNMGTDQQIASYLVGNKMMAQFVSVATKYNIQAIQTYELYDDPAGGEGAYGLIKNDGKTVKAAYTAFKNFVTANPK
- a CDS encoding HpcH/HpaI aldolase/citrate lyase family protein; amino-acid sequence: MSTFTNPLKQRLAEPGALFGLWLSLGSADAAEALAHAGFDWLCIDMEHSPNDSRDVVDQLRAIAAAHLPSEPIVRVPFSDGWLVKRVLDAGARTLMFPNVQSAEDAARIVQLTQYPTEAQLDGLRGVAGMVRAAAYGMRRDYVTGANAQIATIVQIESVAALEAVDEIAATPGIDCLFIGPADLAASLGHLGDMKHPDVQAAIDKVAAAAKRAGIASGIFAIDVAGARQYAQAGINLIALAADVMWLLKATRQALQEARA
- the queD gene encoding 6-carboxytetrahydropterin synthase QueD codes for the protein MQTITRKLEFDAGHRIPDHRSQCRNLHGHRYVLEITLQGDLVDVEGAPDRGMVMDFADVKSLAMEHLVNKWDHAFIVYEGDVKVRDFLQSMADHKTVVFDRIPTVENMAAVAFKILAEVYDAHYGVNLKLKRLRLYETPNCWADVEHA
- the queC gene encoding 7-cyano-7-deazaguanine synthase QueC, which produces MTRTDAKDSALVLFSGGQDSATCLAWALERYKTVETLGFDYGQRHRVELECRDGFRAAVLRDFPHWAERLGEDHTIDLSVLGAISDTAMTREIEIQSTASGLPNTFVPGRNLLFMTIAAAVAYRRGLKVLVGGMCETDFSGYPDCRDDTMKALQVALNLGMETRYALETPLMWLDKADTWRLAETLGGDALVELIRVETHTCYVGERAELHDWGFGCGQCPACKLRKRGYEAYRAGEQVTIAPV